One Salmo salar chromosome ssa01, Ssal_v3.1, whole genome shotgun sequence DNA window includes the following coding sequences:
- the LOC106565165 gene encoding PHD finger protein 24 isoform X1: protein MGVLMSKKQQVQKCTSVVSAFQQGVKERAPSTTNQGERSGEEGEGPAESLPPPNPKEEGEHGEADSKVGPSGTSQQAAAPAPAPTRDECKVNQEAWNRLRDGKGVEPEELDKTGHQLTPPAFVRPKRDANDDQPVEIALGQREQPVNDEMCEVCEVWTANDLFPCRTCTRVFHDGCLRELGYLRTELLQEMRETAHTATGWSCYYCDNVNLLLTEEEMYSLMETFKQCKIIPESCLVSDELLQYRHFVSKQLFEKDLSDEQEEEVLAQFAALDPEKRGQIEWSDFLYHESLGVLRKFRTENSLVRLLSAKERDHVRLVFVGLDLDKDGVVTGAETRWAQQSWFQKFSKESQSCNVRLFGLCSPVNCGISHVGPISESSPASSSSERSSQKDDNRPVSWEDFLRESAIYILAARPNSLAMHIRLPL from the exons ATGGGAGTGCTCATGTCTAAGAAGCAGCAGGTGCAGAAATGCACCTCGGTCGTCTCTGCCTTTCAGCAGGGCGTGAAGGAACGCGCTCCATCCACAACAAACCAGGGGGAAAGatctggagaggaaggagaggggccgGCTGAATCCTTGCCACCACCAAATCCaaaggaggagggggagcatGGGGAGGCAGACAGCAAAGTGGGACCCTCGGGGACCTCCCAGCAAGCTGCTGCTCCAGCTCCGGCTCCCACCAGGGACGAGTGTAAGGTCAACCAGGAGGCCTGGAATAGGTTACGGGATGGGAAGGGGGTGGAGCCTGAGGAACTGGACAAGACTGGCCATCAGCTCACCCCACCTGCATTTGTACGTCCCAAGAGAGATGCCAATGATGACCAGCCTGTAGAAATagcactgggacagagagagcag CCGGTCAATGATGAGATGTGcgaggtgtgtgaggtgtggaCGGCCAACGACCTGTTCCCCTGCAGGACCTGCACACGAGTCTTCCATGACGGCTGTCTGAGGGAGTTGGGCTACCTGCGCACCGAACTCCTGCAGGAGATGAGGGAGACAGCCCACACTGCGACAGGCTGGAGCTGCTACTACTGC GACAATGTGAACCTGCTTCTGACTGAAGAGGAGATGTACAGCCTAATGGAAACCTTCAAGCAGTGCAAGATCATCCCTG AGTCGTGCCTGGTGTCGGATGAGCTGCTGCAGTACCGCCACTTTGTGTCCAAGCAACTGTTTGAGAAGGACCTGTCTGAtgagcaggaagaggaggtaCTGGCTCAGTTCGCTGCCCTGGACCCAGAGAAGAGGGGCCAGATTGAGTGGTCTGACTTCCTATACCATGAGTCCCTGGGAGTGCTCAGGAAGTTCCGCACAGAG AACTCATTGGTGCGTCTGTTGAGCGCTAAGGAGAGGGACCACGTGCGGTTAGTGTTCGTGGGTTTGGACCTGGATAAAGATGGTGTGGTTACGGGAGCAGAGACCCGCTGGGCCCAGCAGTCCTGGTTTCAGAAGTTCAGCAAGGAGTCCCAGTCCTGCAACGTGAG ACTCTTTGGATTGTGTTCTCCTGTGAATTGTGG TATTAGCCACGTTGGCCCCATATCTGAGAGCAGTCCAGCCAGCTCCAGCAGTGAGAGAAGCAGTCAGAAAGATGACAACAG aCCAGTGAGCTGGGAAGACTTCCTGAGGGAGAGTGCCATCTACATCCTGGCTGCACGGCCCAACAGCTTGGCCATGCACATCCGCCTACCACTATAG
- the LOC106565165 gene encoding PHD finger protein 24 isoform X2 — MGVLMSKKQQVQKCTSVVSAFQQGVKERAPSTTNQGERSGEEGEGPAESLPPPNPKEEGEHGEADSKVGPSGTSQQAAAPAPAPTRDECKVNQEAWNRLRDGKGVEPEELDKTGHQLTPPAFVRPKRDANDDQPVEIALGQREQPVNDEMCEVCEVWTANDLFPCRTCTRVFHDGCLRELGYLRTELLQEMRETAHTATGWSCYYCDNVNLLLTEEEMYSLMETFKQCKIIPESCLVSDELLQYRHFVSKQLFEKDLSDEQEEEVLAQFAALDPEKRGQIEWSDFLYHESLGVLRKFRTENSLVRLLSAKERDHVRLVFVGLDLDKDGVVTGAETRWAQQSWFQKFSKESQSCNVSISHVGPISESSPASSSSERSSQKDDNRPVSWEDFLRESAIYILAARPNSLAMHIRLPL; from the exons ATGGGAGTGCTCATGTCTAAGAAGCAGCAGGTGCAGAAATGCACCTCGGTCGTCTCTGCCTTTCAGCAGGGCGTGAAGGAACGCGCTCCATCCACAACAAACCAGGGGGAAAGatctggagaggaaggagaggggccgGCTGAATCCTTGCCACCACCAAATCCaaaggaggagggggagcatGGGGAGGCAGACAGCAAAGTGGGACCCTCGGGGACCTCCCAGCAAGCTGCTGCTCCAGCTCCGGCTCCCACCAGGGACGAGTGTAAGGTCAACCAGGAGGCCTGGAATAGGTTACGGGATGGGAAGGGGGTGGAGCCTGAGGAACTGGACAAGACTGGCCATCAGCTCACCCCACCTGCATTTGTACGTCCCAAGAGAGATGCCAATGATGACCAGCCTGTAGAAATagcactgggacagagagagcag CCGGTCAATGATGAGATGTGcgaggtgtgtgaggtgtggaCGGCCAACGACCTGTTCCCCTGCAGGACCTGCACACGAGTCTTCCATGACGGCTGTCTGAGGGAGTTGGGCTACCTGCGCACCGAACTCCTGCAGGAGATGAGGGAGACAGCCCACACTGCGACAGGCTGGAGCTGCTACTACTGC GACAATGTGAACCTGCTTCTGACTGAAGAGGAGATGTACAGCCTAATGGAAACCTTCAAGCAGTGCAAGATCATCCCTG AGTCGTGCCTGGTGTCGGATGAGCTGCTGCAGTACCGCCACTTTGTGTCCAAGCAACTGTTTGAGAAGGACCTGTCTGAtgagcaggaagaggaggtaCTGGCTCAGTTCGCTGCCCTGGACCCAGAGAAGAGGGGCCAGATTGAGTGGTCTGACTTCCTATACCATGAGTCCCTGGGAGTGCTCAGGAAGTTCCGCACAGAG AACTCATTGGTGCGTCTGTTGAGCGCTAAGGAGAGGGACCACGTGCGGTTAGTGTTCGTGGGTTTGGACCTGGATAAAGATGGTGTGGTTACGGGAGCAGAGACCCGCTGGGCCCAGCAGTCCTGGTTTCAGAAGTTCAGCAAGGAGTCCCAGTCCTGCAACGTGAG TATTAGCCACGTTGGCCCCATATCTGAGAGCAGTCCAGCCAGCTCCAGCAGTGAGAGAAGCAGTCAGAAAGATGACAACAG aCCAGTGAGCTGGGAAGACTTCCTGAGGGAGAGTGCCATCTACATCCTGGCTGCACGGCCCAACAGCTTGGCCATGCACATCCGCCTACCACTATAG